One Ammospiza caudacuta isolate bAmmCau1 chromosome 11, bAmmCau1.pri, whole genome shotgun sequence genomic window carries:
- the ETV5 gene encoding ETS translocation variant 5, giving the protein MDGFYDQQVPFMGPGKSCTEEGRGRPGSDRKRKFLETDLAHDSEELFQDLSQLQEAWLAEAQVPDDEQFVPDFQSDNLVLHAPPPAKIKRELPSPSSELSSCSHEQALCAGYGDKCLYNCCAYDRKPPAGFKPLTPPATPVSPAQPGPALPPPPPPGPAGPGAAHGATPGPQALQEQRQQPPFAVPRPPHPPIHMPKMMSENQFPAEHRFQRQLSEPCHSFPPQAGVPGDGRPLYHRQLSEPLGPAAPRPPQGFKQEYHDPLYEHGGPGLPGPPGHSFQPPMGIKQEPRDYCIDSEVPNCQSSYLRGNVFPNSHDGFSYEKDTRLYFDDTCVVPERLEGKVKQEPTLYREGPPYQRRGSLQLWQFLVTLLDDPANAHFIAWTGRGMEFKLIEPEEVARRWGIQKNRPAMNYDKLSRSLRYYYEKGIMQKVAGERYVYKFVCDPDALFSMAYPDNQRPFLKTEPDCPVPEEETVPLTHFEDSPAFLLEMDPCGSLPYAEGFAY; this is encoded by the exons ATGGACGGCTTCTACGACCAGCAGGTTCCCTTCATGGGCCCCGGG AAGTCCTGCACAGAGGAGGGCCGAGGCCGGCCGGGGTCCgatagaaaaaggaaatttttggaGACCGACCTGGCCCACGACTCGGAAG AGCTCTTCCAGGATCTCAGCCAGCTCCAAGAGGCCTGGCTAGCTGAAG ctcagGTCCCCGATGACGAACAGTTTGTCCCAGATTTCCAGTCTGACAACT TGGTCCTGCACGCCCCACCTCCGGCCAAGATCAAGCGGGAGCTGCCCAGCCCGTCGTCGGAGctgtcctcctgcagccacGAGCAGGCTCTGTGTGCCGGCTATGGGGACAAGTGCCTCTACAACTGCTG TGCCTACGACAGGAAACCCCCCGCCGGGTTCAAGCCATTAACGCCGCCCGCCACGCCGGTGTCCCCCGCGCAGCCCGGGCCGGCGCTGcccccgccgccaccgccgggccccgccgggccgggcgccGCTCACGGGGCCACCCCGGGCCCGCAGGCGCTGcaggagcagcggcagcagccgcCCTTCGCCGTGCCCAGGCCGCCGCACCCGCCCATCCACATGCCAAAGATGATGTCTGAGAACCAATTCCCCGCAGAGCACAG gtTTCAGAGGCAGCTGTCAGAGCCCTGCCACTCCTTCCCGCCGCAGGCCGGGGTCCCTGGGGACGGCCGCCCCCTGTACCACCGGCAGCTGTCGGAgcccctgggccctgctgccccccgCCCCCCTCAGGGATTCAAGCAGGAGTACCACGACCCTCTCTACGAGCACGGCGGCCCTGGCCTGCCCGGTCCTCCTGGGCACAGCTTCCAGCCCCCCATGGGCATCAAGCAGGAGCCCCGGGACTACTGCATTGACTCAG AAGTGCCTAACTGCCAGTCCTCGTACCTACGGGGGAATGTCTTCCCCAACAGCCATGACG gaTTTTCATATGAAAAGGACACACGATTGTATTTTGATGACACGTGCGTGGTACCTGAGAGGCTGGAGG GTAAAGTGAAGCAGGAGCCCACCCTGTACCGCGAGGGCCCTCCCTACCAGCGGCgtggctccctgcagctctggcagttCCTGGTCACCCTCCTGGATGACCCTGCCAACGCCCACTTCATCGCCTGGACCGGCCGGGGCATGGAGTTCAAGCTGATCGAGCCTGAGGAG GTAGCACGGCGCTGGGGCATCCAGAAGAACCGACCAGCCATGAACTACGACAAGCTCAGCCGCTCCCTGCGCTACTACTACGAGAAGGGCATCATGCAGAAG GTTGCCGGCGAGCGGTATGTCTATAAATTCGTCTGTGACCCCGATGCCCTCTTCTCCATGGCCTATCCCGACAACCAGCGCCCTTTCCTGAAGACAGAGCCGGACTGCCCAGTGCCCGAGGAGGAGACGGTGCCCCTGACACACTTTGAGGACAGCCCTGCCTTCCTGCTGGAGATGGATCCCTGCGGCAGCCTTCCCTACGCGGAGGGCTTTGCCTACTGA